One genomic window of Desulfatibacillum aliphaticivorans DSM 15576 includes the following:
- a CDS encoding tetratricopeptide repeat protein — MKRSQPWLVLTVLACLVFFPSACKHRDRTSQAELDTPRHHVIAGSVFLQSEKYDSALREFQRARELDPAFAPAYIGLGILASLDQNCPSGLALMQQAESLAHNDDERVQVLIGFIRVYSGCREKLDANWLSLVEKTYRQARQIDSQNAALWYYTGAAYKSVSDLDRAKEFFDDVRDYSNDPFLNKKAKEALAHIKEIVEAKPATEAGKKIVLKPFITRAEFSYLLIQEGKAAFLASGRTAALPADVKGHPYLEEIGLAIAMGVPGMEVDEKGAFRPEDKVTRCQYAGVMAAMLKKGLGESRRLSPETVETSPFSDMTDNEDCLESMMIALQNGMLESMDRRAKTIGPQQPISGVDALLGIRAFARQVNKSGS, encoded by the coding sequence ATGAAAAGGAGTCAACCTTGGTTGGTTCTAACGGTTCTTGCTTGCCTTGTTTTTTTCCCGTCAGCGTGCAAACATCGCGATAGGACTTCCCAGGCGGAGTTGGACACTCCCAGGCATCACGTTATCGCGGGAAGTGTTTTTCTGCAGTCAGAAAAATATGACTCCGCATTAAGGGAGTTCCAAAGAGCCAGGGAGTTGGACCCTGCATTCGCTCCCGCCTATATCGGCCTGGGAATTCTGGCGAGCCTCGATCAAAATTGCCCTTCAGGCCTGGCTTTGATGCAACAGGCCGAAAGCCTGGCCCATAACGATGACGAACGCGTTCAAGTCCTGATCGGCTTTATTCGGGTATATTCCGGCTGCCGAGAAAAACTGGATGCTAACTGGCTGTCTCTGGTTGAAAAAACGTATCGGCAGGCCCGGCAAATTGATTCCCAAAACGCCGCACTTTGGTATTACACAGGCGCGGCTTATAAAAGCGTAAGCGATCTGGATCGCGCCAAAGAGTTTTTTGACGATGTTCGCGACTACTCCAACGACCCCTTTCTTAATAAAAAGGCGAAAGAGGCCCTGGCCCATATCAAGGAGATTGTCGAGGCGAAGCCTGCCACGGAGGCCGGAAAGAAAATTGTTTTAAAGCCCTTCATCACCCGCGCTGAATTTTCCTATTTGCTGATACAAGAGGGCAAAGCCGCGTTCCTGGCATCGGGCCGCACAGCCGCCCTTCCCGCGGATGTCAAAGGGCATCCTTATTTGGAGGAAATCGGGCTGGCCATTGCCATGGGCGTTCCGGGGATGGAAGTGGATGAAAAAGGGGCGTTCCGGCCCGAGGATAAGGTAACCCGCTGCCAATATGCAGGCGTTATGGCGGCCATGCTTAAAAAAGGCCTGGGAGAAAGCCGCCGGCTGTCGCCGGAGACGGTGGAGACTTCCCCCTTTTCCGATATGACGGACAATGAGGATTGTCTGGAATCCATGATGATCGCCCTGCAGAACGGCATGCTGGAATCCATGGACCGGAGGGCCAAGACGATTGGGCCTCAACAGCCCATATCCGGCGTTGACGCCCTGCTGGGCATTCGGGCTTTTGCAAGGCAGGTCAATAAGAGCGGAAGTTGA
- a CDS encoding penicillin-binding protein activator, with amino-acid sequence MGNIKRAARLCCLLIAVLLAATSCGGKKILPGKSTRPAATQRGDEQLFAKAEKMYAAKQYAYAERLYQQYLTKYPRSALAPAAWLQIAQMAVDNQKYEKARDAYRKILAKYPASAMVTDARWGILNTYYKEERYEALIPMLRQMASSSKTAQERVRALSLLGDVYMSWGEAEKALDSYMKAHSQARAGEKDLLFMKMEKVLDLLSFSQAETILGKSGDCSVKGLLALKLAHQEIGGEQWTQAQETLEKLLADCPDQQTAGEAQVLLDDLKQMEGFQQSAIGVLLPLSGPYERFGNQLLSGIEMAISLHNVTNPGRAYRMEVRDTQGDPIMAAQGFRELAEQNVSLVIGPMLAADAVMAPAKEFGVPSIVFTQKQSVAEQGGYLFRNYLTLPMQARTLVTYARETLGLNRFAILFPNDDYGRANMSIFWQEVVRQGGMVTGVESYEPKQTDFADPIKKLVGLYYDRPEVEEETPAIEEELDEEAASKGDEEPDPIIDFDVLYMPDSPSVSGLVMPQLKFHDVNGVLLMGPNLWHSPKLIDIGGVYANGAVMPDIFFKQSPDPKVREFISLYEDTYGSSPGFLEALGYDSANLTLELMSQPQVYSRESLRHALSQADFHGVTGRTFFDETGEVDKDLYLLKIERGRFVQVPKPEPKSVFSITGTPNERPY; translated from the coding sequence ATGGGAAACATAAAAAGGGCTGCCCGCCTATGTTGTTTGTTGATAGCGGTCCTGCTGGCCGCAACGTCCTGCGGCGGCAAAAAAATCCTCCCCGGTAAGAGCACCCGTCCTGCAGCAACCCAAAGAGGGGATGAGCAGCTTTTCGCCAAGGCCGAAAAAATGTATGCAGCCAAGCAATATGCTTATGCGGAACGGCTTTATCAGCAGTACCTGACCAAGTATCCCAGGAGCGCCCTTGCGCCAGCAGCGTGGTTGCAGATCGCCCAGATGGCCGTGGATAATCAAAAATACGAGAAGGCGCGGGATGCTTACAGGAAGATTCTGGCCAAATACCCCGCCTCCGCCATGGTAACGGACGCCAGATGGGGAATCCTGAACACCTACTATAAGGAAGAGCGTTACGAAGCCCTTATCCCCATGCTCAGGCAGATGGCCTCCTCCTCCAAGACCGCCCAGGAAAGAGTCCGGGCTCTCTCTTTGCTAGGCGATGTCTATATGTCCTGGGGCGAGGCGGAAAAAGCGCTGGACTCGTACATGAAGGCCCATTCTCAAGCCCGGGCTGGGGAAAAAGACCTCCTTTTCATGAAAATGGAAAAGGTCCTGGATCTTCTCAGTTTTTCCCAAGCTGAAACGATTTTGGGAAAAAGCGGGGATTGCTCCGTCAAAGGGTTGCTGGCCTTAAAGCTGGCCCACCAGGAAATCGGCGGAGAGCAATGGACCCAAGCCCAGGAAACCCTGGAAAAACTGCTGGCCGATTGCCCGGATCAGCAAACGGCGGGGGAAGCCCAGGTGCTGTTGGATGACCTGAAGCAAATGGAAGGGTTCCAGCAAAGCGCCATCGGCGTCCTGCTTCCCCTTTCAGGGCCTTATGAGCGCTTTGGCAATCAGCTTCTGTCCGGCATTGAGATGGCGATCAGCCTTCACAACGTGACCAATCCAGGCCGCGCATACCGGATGGAAGTGCGGGACACTCAGGGCGACCCCATTATGGCGGCCCAGGGCTTTCGAGAGCTTGCAGAACAAAACGTGTCCCTGGTCATCGGTCCTATGCTGGCCGCTGACGCCGTCATGGCGCCGGCGAAAGAGTTCGGCGTCCCGTCCATCGTTTTCACTCAAAAGCAATCCGTGGCCGAGCAGGGCGGCTATCTGTTCAGAAATTACCTCACCTTGCCCATGCAAGCCAGGACCTTGGTAACCTACGCCCGCGAGACACTGGGTTTGAACCGTTTTGCGATCCTCTTCCCCAATGACGATTACGGCCGCGCCAACATGTCCATCTTCTGGCAGGAAGTGGTTCGCCAGGGCGGCATGGTTACCGGCGTGGAGTCCTACGAGCCCAAGCAAACGGATTTTGCCGATCCCATCAAAAAACTGGTGGGTTTGTATTACGACCGCCCTGAGGTGGAGGAAGAAACGCCGGCTATAGAGGAAGAGTTGGATGAAGAGGCAGCCTCCAAGGGCGATGAGGAGCCGGACCCCATTATTGATTTTGACGTGCTTTATATGCCTGACTCCCCCAGCGTGTCCGGACTGGTTATGCCCCAATTGAAATTTCATGACGTCAATGGCGTGCTGCTTATGGGGCCCAACCTGTGGCACTCTCCTAAACTGATTGACATCGGCGGCGTTTACGCCAATGGGGCTGTTATGCCGGACATTTTCTTTAAGCAAAGCCCGGATCCCAAAGTCAGGGAGTTTATTTCCCTGTACGAAGACACGTACGGAAGCAGTCCGGGATTTCTCGAGGCCCTTGGCTACGATTCCGCCAACCTGACCTTGGAGCTTATGAGTCAGCCCCAGGTTTACAGCAGGGAATCTTTGCGCCATGCGCTGTCGCAGGCGGATTTTCACGGCGTGACCGGAAGGACCTTCTTTGACGAGACCGGAGAAGTGGATAAAGACCTGTATCTGCTCAAGATCGAAAGAGGGCGGTTTGTCCAGGTTCCCAAGCCGGAGCCTAAAAGCGTTTTTTCCATCACCGGAACACCCAACGAAAGGCCTTACTGA
- a CDS encoding DUF1573 domain-containing protein, with protein sequence MEVKRVFFRIGVFVALLPLVCIHPASAADAPRPAADGPAIAFDATSFDFEKALDNDLVTHKFFFTNTGNSVLEINQVKVTCGCTTTSYTRRTAPGEKGSVEIRVNTRGYGGSTMRKVVYVMSNAPANPKVALRISGKVIRFAKISPLSVSLNKESIQDSGAVGSVKIVPIEEYPFKITDLSASKNARFSYKLEDYAHGSRKGWILTVTDPKPQGRYMGSVYVHTDSPVRPKLEVRVYGNFTDKKPSVIKRMEPKEQT encoded by the coding sequence ATGGAAGTGAAAAGAGTTTTTTTTAGAATTGGCGTTTTTGTTGCTTTGCTGCCCCTCGTTTGCATCCACCCGGCCTCGGCCGCTGATGCACCGCGCCCTGCGGCGGACGGCCCCGCCATTGCATTTGATGCAACCTCGTTTGATTTTGAAAAAGCCCTGGACAACGACTTGGTCACCCATAAGTTCTTTTTCACCAATACAGGAAACAGCGTTCTTGAAATCAACCAGGTGAAAGTCACATGCGGATGCACCACAACATCCTATACCCGGCGCACAGCCCCCGGGGAAAAAGGAAGCGTGGAAATACGGGTCAATACGCGAGGGTACGGCGGATCTACCATGCGCAAGGTGGTTTACGTCATGAGCAACGCCCCGGCCAATCCCAAGGTTGCCCTGAGAATTTCCGGCAAGGTTATCCGGTTCGCCAAGATTTCGCCCTTAAGCGTCAGTTTAAACAAAGAGAGCATACAGGATTCCGGCGCCGTCGGCTCCGTGAAAATTGTCCCCATAGAAGAGTATCCGTTTAAAATCACGGACCTTTCGGCGTCAAAAAACGCCAGGTTTTCATACAAACTGGAAGACTACGCTCACGGCAGCCGAAAAGGCTGGATTCTGACCGTAACCGATCCCAAACCCCAAGGCCGATACATGGGCTCCGTTTATGTGCATACGGACAGCCCTGTCAGGCCCAAGCTGGAGGTTCGCGTCTACGGCAATTTTACCGACAAAAAACCCTCCGTAATTAAGCGGATGGAGCCTAAGGAACAGACTTGA
- a CDS encoding HAD family hydrolase translates to MEKETNPLGNNIKAVVFDCDGVMFDSAEANRRYYDAVLARFGKPPMDEQDFAYAHMHTAFETLERLFGSGEGLKKALQAAKDLTYFPFVRLMRMEPYLMHLLTWLKPNYHLAVATNRTNTMDAVISEHGLTGFFDLVVTSMDVKAPKPDPGQLYKIMEAYSLSGDQVAYLGDSVVDEQAARTAGVKFVAVANPNLEADVHIKMLVEMEDILGRQ, encoded by the coding sequence TTGGAGAAGGAAACAAACCCGTTAGGGAATAATATAAAAGCGGTTGTTTTTGATTGCGACGGCGTTATGTTCGATTCTGCGGAGGCTAATCGCCGGTACTACGACGCCGTGCTGGCCCGGTTCGGAAAGCCTCCCATGGATGAGCAGGACTTCGCGTACGCCCATATGCATACGGCCTTCGAAACCCTGGAACGCCTTTTCGGCTCCGGGGAAGGCCTGAAAAAAGCCCTCCAGGCGGCAAAGGACCTGACCTATTTTCCTTTTGTGCGGCTTATGCGCATGGAACCGTACCTGATGCATTTGCTCACCTGGTTGAAGCCAAACTATCACTTGGCCGTTGCAACCAACCGGACCAATACGATGGACGCCGTCATATCGGAGCACGGGCTGACGGGCTTTTTCGATTTGGTGGTGACGTCCATGGACGTCAAGGCCCCCAAGCCGGATCCGGGACAGCTTTACAAGATCATGGAGGCCTATTCCCTGTCCGGGGACCAGGTGGCGTACCTCGGAGACTCGGTGGTTGATGAGCAGGCCGCCCGAACAGCCGGGGTAAAGTTTGTCGCTGTGGCCAACCCCAATCTTGAGGCGGACGTCCACATCAAGATGCTTGTGGAAATGGAAGACATTCTCGGCCGGCAATAA
- a CDS encoding OS_HP2 family (seleno)protein translates to MKAAGLFKKTIVCAAMVFFLCGAPLLAAEEGADVPKEAPAITFASTEYKFESVLEGDLITHQYIFKNTGTQNLEIKQVKVGUGCTATSFTRSTSPGGEGKVEIRVNTKGYAGRTLHKTMRVITNDPKNPEVVLKVSGPVAAFADIKPATISLRGDAGEPISGQAVIKSLDKYPFDIVRTTATANAKFTYELEKMDKEGETGWILKVTDPDPQGRYTGTVYLHTDNKIRPQLEVRVYGNFFKKKLSQAQSPAPPPKN, encoded by the coding sequence ATGAAAGCAGCAGGTTTATTTAAAAAAACCATTGTCTGTGCAGCAATGGTATTTTTTCTGTGCGGCGCTCCCCTTTTGGCCGCGGAAGAAGGCGCGGACGTCCCCAAGGAAGCTCCCGCCATCACCTTCGCATCCACGGAATACAAGTTTGAATCGGTTCTGGAAGGCGACCTGATCACCCACCAATACATTTTTAAAAACACCGGAACCCAAAACCTGGAGATTAAGCAAGTCAAGGTGGGTTGAGGGTGCACAGCTACCTCGTTTACGAGGAGCACTTCCCCGGGCGGGGAAGGCAAAGTGGAAATCAGGGTCAACACCAAAGGTTATGCGGGAAGAACTCTGCATAAAACGATGCGGGTTATTACCAATGATCCCAAGAATCCGGAAGTCGTGTTAAAGGTTTCCGGTCCGGTGGCTGCGTTTGCTGACATCAAGCCTGCGACCATATCCCTTAGAGGAGATGCCGGCGAGCCAATTTCAGGACAGGCCGTCATCAAATCCCTGGACAAGTATCCCTTTGATATTGTGAGGACGACAGCCACGGCGAACGCCAAGTTCACCTACGAACTGGAGAAGATGGACAAGGAAGGCGAAACCGGCTGGATTTTAAAGGTGACGGACCCGGATCCGCAAGGACGTTATACCGGAACGGTGTATCTCCATACGGATAACAAGATTCGGCCTCAGTTGGAGGTCAGGGTGTACGGCAATTTTTTCAAAAAAAAGCTATCCCAGGCTCAGTCGCCGGCCCCGCCGCCGAAAAACTGA